From one Trifolium pratense cultivar HEN17-A07 linkage group LG1, ARS_RC_1.1, whole genome shotgun sequence genomic stretch:
- the LOC123920189 gene encoding uncharacterized protein LOC123920189, protein MLVRRRVMSWRRVAKSLQAMLAHAFLFSFTLLLVLKLDRFFIFSWWTVFLPLWLFHVVVARGRFSMPAPSMPHGRQWAPCHSVIATPLLVAFELLLCIHLGSSYVVNLKIVFIPLIAFELVILIDNIRMCRALMPGDEENISHNSVFQHFWISISMVFFIAATVFTLLKICGDVAALGWWDLFINYGIAQCFAFLVCTKWHNPTIHGNGHITEPCSSSNTIRYLEWSREGIVISTDEDGEQNAFCSLQDIGGHIMKIPFIAFQMLLFMHLEGTPSGAKDIPIWVIFSPLLLLQGAGVLFAAYRLIEKIVLLLHHGDLPRSYSSIASKSRDCFGFFHHGSRLLGWWSIDEGSREEEARLFCAGSSGYNTFSPDTVKKMPRGELIEEIWRLQAALGEQTEVTKYSQEEYEKLQNEKILCRVCFEEQINVVLLPCKHHILINDTRRLLINDTPIFQMTF, encoded by the exons ATGCTGGTTCGAAGAAGAGTGATGAGTTGGAGAAGGGTAGCCAAATCCCTTCAAGCTATGTTAGCTCATGCCTTTCTTTTCTCCTTCACTCTTCTCCTTGTTCTCAAACTTGACCgtttcttcattttttcatggtg GACCGTGTTTTTGCCTCTTTGGTTGTTTCATGTGGTTGTAGCACGAGGCAGGTTTTCCATGCCTGCTCCTTCAATGCCTCATGGTCGCCAA TGGGCACCTTGTCATTCAGTTATAGCAACACCATTACTTGTGGCATTTGAGCTTCTTCTGTGTATACATCTTGGTAGCAGTTATG TGGTGAATTTGAAGATTGTATTCATACCTCTTATAGCTTTCGAATTGGTGATTTTGATCGATAACATTAG GATGTGTAGGGCTTTGATGCCTGGAGATGaggaaaatat AtcgcataattctgttttccaGCATTTCTGGATTTCGATATCCATGGTCTTCTTTATTGCTGCCACAGTGTTCACCCTTCTAAAGATATGTG GTGATGTTGCCGCTCTTGGATGGTGGGACTTGTTTATAAACTATGG TATCGCACAGTGCTTTGCGTTTCTCGTATGTACAAAGTGGCACAATCCTACAATTCATGGAAACGGTCACATTACAGAACCATGTTCATCGTCAAATACCATAAGATATTTGGAATGGAGTAGAGAAGGTATAGTTATTTCTACCGATGAAGATGGGGAGCAAAATGCGTTTTGCAGTCTGCAGGACATAGGCGGACATATAATGAAAATTCCATTCATTGCTTTCCAAATGCTACTTTTTATGCATTTAGAG GGAACACCATCGGGTGCAAAAGATATACCCATTTGGGTAATTTTTTCTCCGCTTTTACTGTTGCAAGGAGCTGGAGTATTATTTGCAGCATATAGATTAATAGAGAAGATTGTTCTTTTACTCCATCATGGGGATCTTCCTAGGAGCTACTCATCTATAGCATCAAAATCCCGTGACTGCTTTGGGTTTTTTCATCATGGATCAAG GTTGTTAGGTTGGTGGTCAATAGATGAAGGAAGTAGAGAGGAAGAAGCTAGACTTTTCTGTGCCGGGAGTTCTGG GTATAATACTTTCTCTCCCGATACCGTGAAGAAAATGCCTAGAGGGGAACTTATTGAGGAG ATTTGGAGACTTCAAGCTGCACTTGGTGAGCAGACAGAAGTTACAAAATATAGCCAGGAGGAATATGAAAAACTTCAAAAT GAGAAGATCTTATGTAGAGTTTGCTTTGAAGAACAGATTAATGTCGTCCTACTTCCCTGCAAGCATCACATTCTAATCAATGACACAAGAAGGCTTCTAATCAATGACACACCCATATTTCAAATGACATTTTGA
- the LOC123920196 gene encoding uncharacterized protein LOC123920196 has product MLVRRRVMSWRRVAKSLQAMLAHAFLFSFTLLLVLKLDRFFIFSWWTVFLPLWLFHVVVARGRFSMPAPSMPHGRQWAPCHSVIATPLLVAFELLLCIHLGSSYVVNLKIVFIPLIAFELVILIDNIRMCRALMPGDEENMTDEAVWETLPHFWISISMVFFIAATVFTLLKICGDVAALGWWDLFINYGIAQCFAFLVCTKWHNPTIHGNGHITEPCSSSNTIRYLEWSREGIVISTDEDGEQNAFCSLQDIGGHIMKIPFIAFQILLFMHLEGTPSGAKDIPIWVIFSPLLLLQGAGVLFAAYRLIEKIVLLLHHGDLPRSYSSIASKSRDCFGFFHHGSRLLGWWSIDEGSREEEARLFCAGSSGYNTFSPDTVKKMPRGELVEEIWRLQAALGEQTEVTKYRQEEYEKLQNEKILCRVCFEEQINVVLLPCKHHILCSTCCEKCKKCPICRGTIEERMPVYDV; this is encoded by the exons ATGCTGGTTCGAAGAAGAGTGATGAGTTGGAGAAGGGTAGCCAAATCCCTTCAAGCTATGTTAGCTCATGCCTTTCTTTTCTCCTTCACTCTTCTCCTTGTTCTCAAACTTGACCgtttcttcattttttcatGGTG GACCGTGTTTTTGCCTCTTTGGTTGTTTCATGTGGTTGTAGCACGAGGCAGGTTTTCCATGCCTGCTCCTTCAATGCCTCATGGTCGCCAA TGGGCACCTTGTCATTCAGTTATAGCAACACCATTACTTGTGGCATTTGAGCTTCTTCTGTGTATACATCTTGGTAGCAGTTATG TGGTGAATTTGAAGATTGTATTCATACCTCTTATAGCTTTCGAATTGGTGATTTTGATCGATAACATTAG GATGTGTAGGGCTTTGATGCCTGGAGATGAGGAAAATATGACGGATGAAGCAGTATGGGAAACTCTtcct CATTTCTGGATTTCGATATCCATGGTCTTCTTTATTGCTGCCACAGTGTTCACCCTTCTAAAGATATGTG GTGATGTTGCCGCTCTTGGATGGTGGGACTTGTTTATAAACTATGG TATCGCACAGTGCTTTGCGTTTCTCGTATGTACAAAGTGGCACAATCCTACAATTCATGGAAACGGTCACATTACAGAACCATGTTCATCGTCAAATACCATAAGATATTTGGAATGGAGTAGAGAAGGTATAGTTATTTCTACTGATGAAGACGGGGAGCAAAATGCGTTTTGCAGTCTGCAGGACATAGGCGGACATATAATGAAAATTCCATTCATTGCTTTCCAAATACTACTTTTTATGCATTTAGAG GGAACCCCATCGGGTGCAAAAGATATACCCATTTGGGTAATTTTTTCTCCGCTTTTACTGTTGCAAGGAGCTGGAGTATTATTTGCAGCATATAGATTAATAGAGAAGATTGTTCTTTTACTCCATCATGGGGATCTTCCTAGGAGCTACTCATCTATAGCATCAAAATCCCGTGACTGCTTTGGGTTTTTTCATCATGGATCAAG GTTGTTAGGTTGGTGGTCAATAGATGAAGGAAGTAGAGAGGAAGAAGCTAGACTTTTCTGTGCCGGGAGTTCTGG GTATAATACTTTCTCTCCTGATACCGTGAAGAAAATGCCTAGAGGGGAACTTGTTGAGGAG ATTTGGAGACTTCAAGCTGCACTTGGTGAGCAGACAGAAGTTACAAAATATAGACAGGAGGAATATGAAAAACTTCAAAAT GAGAAGATCTTATGTAGAGTTTGCTTTGAAGAACAGATTAATGTGGTCCTACTTCCCTGCAAGCATCACATTCTTTGCAG CACCTGCTGCGAAAAATGCAAGAAGTGCCCTATCTGCCGTGGAACCATTGAAGAACGGATGCCTGTATATGATGTGTAG
- the LOC123920205 gene encoding leucoanthocyanidin reductase-like, with translation MAPAASSPTTPTTTNNKGRVLIVGGTGFIGKFVTEASLSTTHQTYLLVRPGPLMSSKVATIKTFQEKGAIVIYGRVNNKEFMEMILKKYEIDVVISAIGGADGLLDQLILVEAMKSINTIKRFLPSEFGHDVDRADPVEPGLTMYKQKRLVRRVIEESGVPYTYICCNSIASWPYYDNCHPSQLPPPLDQLHIYGHGDVKAYFVDGYDIGKFTMKVIDDDRTINKNVHFRPSANCYSMNELASLWENKIARKIPRVTVSEDDLLAISAENCIPESIVASITHDIFINGCQVNFKIDGIHDVEISTLYPGESLRSLEDCYEKFVVMAADKIHKEETGVTGAGGGGAKALVEPVPITASC, from the exons ATGGCACCAGCAGCATCATCACCAACCACTCCTACTACTACCAACAACAAGGGTCGTGTGCTAATTGTTGGAGGAACAGGTTTCATTGGAAAATTTGTAACTGAGGCAAGTCTTTCCACAACACACCAAACCTACTTGTTGGTCCGACCAGGACCTCTTATGTCTTCTAAGGTTGCCACTATCAAAACATTCCAAGAAAAAGGTGCCATTGTCATTTAT GGTCGGGTAAATAATAAGGAGTTTATGGAgatgattttgaaaaaatatgagATAGATGTAGTCATTTCTGCAATAGGAGGGGCTGATGGCTTGCTGGATCAGCTTATTTTGGTGGAGGCTATGAAGTCTATTAACACCATTAAg AGGTTTTTGCCTTCAGAATTTGGTCACGATGTGGACAGAGCAGATCCTGTTGAACCTGGTCTAACAATGTACAAACAGAAGCGTTTGGTTAGGCGTGTCATCGAGGAATCTGGTGTACCATACACCTACATTTGTTGCAATTCGATCGCATCTTGGCCTTACTATGACAATTGTCATCCATCACAGCTTCCTCCACCGTTGGATCAATTGCATATCTATGGTCATGGCGATGTCAAAG CTTACTTTGTTGATGGCTATGATATTGGAAAATTCACAATGAAGGTCATTGATGATGACAGAACAATCAACAAAAATGTTCATTTTCGACCTTCAGCGAATTGTTATAGCATGAATGAGCTTGCTTCTTTGTGGGAAAACAAAATTGCACGAAAAATTCCTAGAGTGACCGTCTCTGAGGACGATCTTCTAGCAATATCCGCAG AAAATTGCATACCAGAAAGTATTGTGGCATCAATCACTCATGATATATTTATCAATGGATGTCAAGTTAACTTCAAGATAGATGGAATTCATGATGTTGAGATTAGTACTCTGTATCCTGGTGAATCGTTAAGAAGTTTAGAGGATTGCTACGAAAAATTTGTTGTCATGGCGGCTGACAAGATTCATAAAGAAGAAACTGGAGTTACGGGCGCTGGCGGGGGCGGCGCAAAGGCTTTGGTAGAGCCGGTGCCAATCACTGCTTCCTGTTGA